One window from the genome of Hyphomonas neptunium ATCC 15444 encodes:
- the glpX gene encoding class II fructose-bisphosphatase, whose protein sequence is MDNSVLTSSLADAMVNVAELAAIAASRLVGHGDEKKADAAAVDAMRTAFNAVDFKGRVVIGEGERDEAPMLYIGEEVGTGNGPEIDIALDPLEGTTLTAKAMPDACAVLAIAPRGGLLHAPDTYMDKIAIGPGYPEGIISLEASPADNIKALAKHRKRKVEEMTVCVLDRPRHQGIIDSLRSAGARVVLITDGDVAGVIATTDPLTGIDMYVGQGGAPEGVLAAAALKCVGGQMLGRLVFRNDDEKKRASRTGITDFGKTYSLNELASGETVFCATGVTKGTLLDGVVQKDGRIHTHTLVMTSTNGLVRNVRSSRRI, encoded by the coding sequence ATGGATAACAGCGTTCTGACTTCCAGCCTTGCAGATGCAATGGTTAATGTTGCGGAATTGGCTGCGATTGCGGCGTCCCGCCTTGTGGGACACGGCGACGAGAAGAAAGCCGACGCTGCCGCTGTGGATGCCATGCGGACGGCCTTCAATGCGGTGGACTTCAAGGGCCGGGTTGTCATCGGCGAGGGCGAGCGTGACGAAGCGCCGATGCTCTACATCGGTGAGGAAGTCGGCACCGGCAACGGCCCGGAAATCGACATCGCGCTGGACCCGCTGGAAGGCACGACCCTGACGGCGAAAGCCATGCCGGACGCCTGCGCTGTGCTGGCGATTGCCCCGCGCGGCGGCCTGCTGCATGCGCCCGACACCTATATGGACAAAATTGCCATTGGCCCCGGCTATCCCGAAGGCATCATCAGCCTGGAGGCGAGCCCCGCCGACAACATCAAGGCGCTGGCCAAGCACCGCAAGCGCAAGGTGGAAGAGATGACCGTGTGCGTGCTCGATCGCCCGCGCCACCAGGGCATCATCGACTCGCTGCGCTCTGCGGGCGCGCGGGTTGTGCTGATCACCGATGGCGATGTGGCCGGCGTGATCGCTACCACCGATCCGCTGACGGGCATCGACATGTATGTCGGCCAGGGCGGCGCGCCGGAAGGCGTGCTGGCAGCCGCCGCGCTGAAATGCGTGGGCGGGCAGATGCTCGGCCGTCTCGTGTTCCGCAATGACGACGAGAAGAAGCGCGCGAGCCGTACCGGGATCACCGATTTCGGCAAGACCTACAGCCTCAACGAGCTGGCCTCGGGCGAGACCGTGTTCTGCGCAACCGGCGTGACCAAGGGAACGCTGCTGGACGGCGTGGTCCAGAAGGATGGCCGTATCCATACGCACACGCTGGTGATGACCTCCACCAACGGCCTGGTGCGCAATGTGCGGTCTTCGCGCCGCATCTGA
- a CDS encoding homoserine dehydrogenase, with protein MGPLRIGIAGLGHVGCGLIELVQRQDRLRLPGRVEIAGVSARSQSRNRPVSTDGYTWFDDAATLAEDPNVDVFVELVGGSDGPAKFAVESALRAGKHVVTANKALIAKHGNMLAALAAEKQVDLLFEAAVAGGIPVVRVLRDSLAGTEVTRVSGILNGTCNFITSTMLDTGRSYEDVLEEAQKRGYAEADPTLDVSGMDAAHKAAILSAIAFSADLDFSKVSVRGIEDIGLLDLRLADRLGFRIKLIAEGVLKAEGVVCRVEPMALTAGHALARIDGSLNSVRVEGDPLGAVVLTGPGAGSGPTASAVMGDVAKLFRPAIRNAFGRADHHVAQPFIKGGEDEISPFFLRVRLTDKPGTLAALTEALAEEGVSVDKLLQDSADETGASPVAVVTHRCPRRQILSAIARIEALGVTVDAPRLIRIETAS; from the coding sequence GTGGGGCCTTTGAGAATTGGAATTGCCGGCCTGGGCCATGTGGGCTGCGGGCTGATTGAACTGGTGCAGCGTCAGGATCGCCTGCGGCTGCCGGGGCGTGTGGAGATTGCGGGCGTGAGCGCGCGCTCGCAGAGCCGCAACCGGCCGGTCAGCACCGATGGCTATACCTGGTTTGACGACGCCGCGACGCTGGCCGAAGACCCGAATGTGGACGTGTTTGTCGAACTCGTCGGCGGATCTGACGGCCCGGCCAAGTTTGCCGTGGAATCGGCCTTGCGCGCGGGCAAGCATGTGGTGACCGCCAACAAGGCGCTGATCGCCAAGCATGGCAACATGCTGGCCGCGCTGGCGGCCGAGAAGCAGGTGGACCTGCTGTTTGAAGCGGCCGTGGCCGGGGGCATTCCGGTGGTGCGCGTGCTGCGCGACAGCCTGGCGGGCACCGAAGTGACCCGCGTTTCGGGCATTCTGAACGGCACCTGCAATTTCATCACCTCCACCATGCTGGACACCGGGCGCTCCTATGAGGACGTTCTGGAGGAAGCCCAGAAGCGCGGCTATGCCGAGGCCGATCCGACACTGGACGTTTCAGGCATGGACGCGGCCCATAAGGCGGCGATCCTCTCGGCGATTGCCTTCTCGGCTGACCTTGATTTCTCGAAGGTTTCGGTGCGCGGCATCGAAGACATCGGCCTTCTGGACCTGCGCCTGGCAGACCGGTTGGGCTTCCGGATCAAACTGATCGCTGAAGGCGTTCTCAAGGCGGAAGGCGTTGTCTGCCGGGTGGAGCCGATGGCGCTGACGGCGGGCCATGCGCTGGCGCGGATTGACGGGTCGCTGAACTCTGTGCGGGTTGAGGGCGATCCGCTGGGCGCTGTTGTGTTGACGGGCCCCGGCGCAGGCTCTGGCCCGACCGCGAGCGCCGTGATGGGCGATGTGGCGAAGCTCTTCCGCCCGGCCATTCGCAACGCCTTTGGGCGGGCTGACCACCATGTGGCCCAGCCTTTCATCAAAGGCGGCGAGGATGAGATTTCGCCCTTCTTCCTGCGCGTGCGCCTGACAGACAAGCCGGGCACGCTGGCCGCGCTGACCGAAGCGCTGGCCGAAGAGGGCGTGTCGGTCGACAAGCTGCTGCAGGATTCGGCTGATGAAACGGGCGCCAGCCCGGTCGCGGTGGTGACCCATCGCTGCCCGCGCCGGCAGATCCTTTCAGCCATTGCCCGCATCGAGGCGCTTGGCGTAACCGTTGACGCGCCCAGACTGATCAGAATTGAGACGGCAAGCTAA
- a CDS encoding LL-diaminopimelate aminotransferase: MNTDFHKIRRLPPYVFEQVNRTKAALRAKGADIIDLGMGNPDLPTPKHIVDKLVETARKPDVNGYSASRGIPGLRRALTDYYKRRFDVVLDRDREVIVTLGSKEGFANLAQAISAPGDVILAPDPSYPLHHFGFIIAGASIRGVPAHTPEQYLSSLGRAVKYSVPPPTAMVLCFPSNPTAAVCDLDFYKEAVKFAKKHDLWVLSDLAYNEIYFEEPTPSILQVDGAKDIAVEFTTMSKTYSMAGWRMGFVAGNEKLVGALARVKSYLDYGAYTPIQVAAVAALDGPQECVAETRAIYKGRRDVLVDSFTRAGWPVPSPKASMFAWAPIPEQLRHLGSLEFALQLINEAHVAVAPGAGFGEHGDDYVRIALVENEQRIRQAGRNIRKFLAARGVKEIKPAVAAAE, translated from the coding sequence ATGAACACCGACTTTCACAAGATCCGGCGCCTTCCGCCTTACGTGTTTGAACAGGTGAACCGCACAAAAGCGGCGCTGCGCGCCAAAGGCGCTGACATTATCGACCTCGGCATGGGCAATCCTGACCTGCCGACGCCCAAGCATATCGTCGACAAGCTGGTCGAGACGGCCCGCAAGCCGGACGTGAACGGCTATTCCGCCTCGCGCGGCATTCCCGGCCTGCGCCGGGCGCTGACCGATTATTACAAGCGCCGCTTTGATGTGGTGCTGGATAGGGACCGGGAGGTGATTGTCACGCTCGGCTCCAAGGAGGGGTTTGCCAATCTCGCGCAGGCCATCTCTGCGCCGGGTGATGTGATCCTGGCGCCGGACCCGTCCTATCCGCTGCACCATTTCGGCTTCATCATTGCCGGGGCCTCGATCCGCGGCGTGCCCGCGCATACGCCCGAGCAGTATCTCTCCAGCCTCGGCCGGGCGGTGAAGTATTCCGTGCCGCCGCCGACCGCGATGGTGCTGTGCTTCCCGTCGAACCCGACGGCGGCTGTGTGCGATCTCGATTTCTACAAAGAGGCCGTGAAGTTCGCCAAGAAGCACGACCTCTGGGTGCTGTCGGACCTTGCCTATAACGAGATCTATTTCGAGGAGCCCACGCCCTCGATCCTGCAGGTGGACGGGGCGAAGGACATTGCGGTGGAGTTCACCACGATGTCGAAGACCTATTCCATGGCCGGATGGCGGATGGGCTTTGTGGCGGGCAATGAGAAGCTCGTCGGGGCGCTGGCGCGGGTGAAATCCTATCTCGATTATGGCGCGTATACGCCGATCCAGGTGGCCGCTGTGGCCGCGCTCGACGGGCCGCAGGAATGCGTGGCGGAGACGCGCGCGATCTATAAAGGCCGCCGCGACGTGCTGGTGGACAGCTTCACCCGCGCTGGATGGCCGGTGCCGAGCCCGAAGGCCTCGATGTTTGCCTGGGCGCCGATCCCCGAACAGCTGCGCCATCTGGGCAGCCTGGAGTTTGCCCTGCAGCTGATCAACGAGGCGCATGTGGCCGTCGCGCCGGGCGCTGGCTTTGGCGAGCATGGGGATGATTACGTCCGCATCGCGCTCGTGGAAAATGAGCAGCGCATCCGTCAGGCGGGCCGTAACATCCGGAAGTTTCTGGCTGCGCGCGGCGTGAAGGAGATCAAGCCGGCGGTTGCGGCTGCGGAGTAA
- a CDS encoding PHA/PHB synthase family protein, translating into MGGNKIPASETPSIASLLMAQDPARLQVLMTTLALANTESQALLTEVLTGSGPLGTVSQGDPMGAADAFSKVGMSLAQNPMALMQANMDLMKGWMGLWQEMVTESITAEPKPEKDKRFSDPEWQTNPGFKFIRKAYDLNARWMMSLADRAPGLDEPIHLRAKFFMQLLTDSLAPTNYLGTNPQALKAFIESGGESVLAGIRMAREDVRKGGGKLHITQTDETPFKLGENVATAPGQVVFRNDLIELIQYAPSQATVYSKPLLIFPPWINKFYILDLQEKNSMIRWLVVRGLTVFVVSWRSADGVTKDYTWDDYAKKGIYAAVEAALQASGAKSLNAVGYCIGGTLLTSTLGHMAATGYNKIDSATFFASQADFELAGDLKVFTDGPGRDYVYGIIENHGGIMPGKDMYETFNWLRPIDLVWRYVIDQYMLGKEPRPFDLLYWNADQTNIPGPVHKRYLSECYAENRLARGEYTVLGEKIDMANIQIPVMLQASKDDHIVPFESVYRSAKRFGGDTTFILSGSGHIAGVVNHPDAKKYQHWTNPGVAESSANNWLGAATETPGSWWPTWWAWLKPKSGRKVKAVEPKDMGLGAAPGTYVKVRLEDIKLPPQ; encoded by the coding sequence ATGGGCGGTAACAAGATACCAGCATCTGAGACACCCTCCATCGCTTCCCTGCTGATGGCGCAGGACCCGGCACGTCTGCAAGTGCTGATGACCACACTGGCGCTGGCAAATACCGAATCCCAGGCCCTCCTCACCGAAGTGCTGACCGGCTCTGGCCCCCTCGGCACCGTCTCGCAGGGCGACCCGATGGGCGCCGCCGACGCTTTCAGCAAGGTCGGCATGAGCCTGGCGCAGAACCCGATGGCGCTGATGCAGGCCAATATGGACCTGATGAAGGGCTGGATGGGCCTCTGGCAGGAGATGGTCACCGAAAGCATCACTGCCGAGCCCAAGCCCGAAAAAGACAAACGCTTCTCCGATCCCGAATGGCAGACCAATCCCGGCTTCAAATTCATCCGCAAGGCGTATGACCTGAACGCCCGCTGGATGATGAGCCTCGCCGACCGCGCGCCCGGCCTGGATGAACCGATCCATCTGCGCGCAAAATTCTTCATGCAGCTGCTGACCGACAGCCTCGCCCCGACGAACTATCTCGGCACCAATCCGCAGGCCCTCAAGGCCTTCATCGAAAGCGGCGGCGAAAGCGTGCTGGCGGGCATCCGCATGGCGCGCGAAGACGTGCGCAAGGGCGGTGGCAAGCTCCACATCACCCAGACCGACGAGACCCCGTTCAAGCTCGGCGAGAATGTCGCCACCGCGCCGGGTCAGGTTGTTTTCCGCAACGACCTGATCGAGCTGATCCAGTACGCCCCGTCGCAAGCGACCGTCTATTCCAAGCCCCTGCTGATCTTCCCGCCCTGGATCAACAAGTTCTACATCCTGGACCTGCAGGAAAAGAACTCGATGATCCGCTGGCTGGTCGTCCGTGGGCTGACGGTGTTCGTCGTCTCCTGGCGCTCGGCCGATGGCGTCACGAAAGACTACACCTGGGACGATTACGCCAAAAAAGGCATCTATGCCGCCGTCGAGGCCGCCCTGCAGGCGTCCGGCGCCAAGAGCCTCAACGCCGTGGGCTATTGCATCGGCGGCACACTGCTCACCTCCACGCTCGGCCATATGGCCGCCACCGGTTACAACAAGATCGACTCGGCAACCTTCTTCGCCTCACAGGCCGACTTTGAACTCGCCGGAGACCTGAAAGTCTTCACCGATGGTCCGGGCCGGGATTATGTCTACGGCATCATCGAAAACCATGGCGGCATCATGCCCGGCAAGGACATGTACGAGACCTTCAACTGGCTCCGCCCGATTGATCTGGTCTGGCGCTATGTCATCGACCAGTACATGCTGGGCAAGGAACCCCGCCCGTTCGACCTGCTCTACTGGAACGCCGACCAGACCAACATCCCCGGCCCCGTCCACAAGCGTTACCTCTCCGAATGCTACGCTGAAAACCGCCTTGCTCGCGGCGAATACACCGTGCTCGGAGAAAAGATCGACATGGCCAACATCCAGATCCCGGTGATGTTGCAGGCCTCAAAGGACGATCACATCGTCCCGTTTGAAAGTGTCTACCGCTCGGCCAAGCGCTTTGGCGGCGACACCACCTTCATTCTCTCCGGGTCCGGACATATCGCCGGCGTCGTAAACCACCCCGACGCGAAGAAATACCAGCACTGGACCAATCCCGGCGTCGCGGAAAGCTCGGCCAATAACTGGCTGGGCGCCGCCACCGAAACCCCCGGCAGCTGGTGGCCCACCTGGTGGGCCTGGCTGAAGCCGAAATCCGGCCGCAAAGTCAAAGCCGTCGAGCCCAAGGACATGGGCCTGGGCGCCGCGCCCGGCACCTATGTCAAAGTGCGCCTGGAAGACATCAAGCTACCACCGCAGTAG
- the argC gene encoding N-acetyl-gamma-glutamyl-phosphate reductase, which produces MLPKVFIDGEAGTTGLQIAERLKVRTDLELISIHADKRKDVDERARLINKADVVILCLPDDAARLAVSLVSNPNTVVIDASTAHRVSSGWVYGFAEMDRGQRAIISAAKRISNPGCYPTGFVALVRPLVKTGLLPADWPVTVNAVSGYSGGGKPMIAEFEDRETQDNFRIYALGQQHKHPPEMKKFSGLSHVPMFTPAVGRYAQGMIVEVPLPLWAVPGKPKRKDIHKALTAAYAGEAFVKVIPLAEADAIKSLDAEGCNDTNRLEIYVFGTDEQARLVARLDNLGKGASGAAVQNLNIALGLDEGAGLKV; this is translated from the coding sequence ATGTTGCCCAAGGTTTTCATTGATGGCGAGGCCGGGACGACCGGCCTTCAGATTGCCGAGCGGCTCAAAGTCCGCACCGATCTGGAGCTGATCTCGATCCATGCCGACAAGCGCAAGGATGTCGATGAGCGGGCACGCCTGATCAACAAGGCGGATGTTGTGATCCTCTGCCTGCCGGATGACGCGGCGCGCCTTGCGGTGAGCCTGGTGAGCAATCCGAACACGGTGGTGATTGATGCCTCGACCGCGCACCGGGTGTCGTCGGGCTGGGTTTATGGCTTTGCAGAAATGGACCGCGGACAGCGCGCGATCATCTCGGCGGCCAAGCGGATCTCCAATCCGGGCTGCTATCCCACAGGATTTGTTGCCCTCGTGCGTCCGCTGGTGAAGACGGGTTTGTTGCCGGCAGACTGGCCGGTGACGGTCAATGCCGTGTCGGGCTATTCGGGCGGCGGGAAGCCGATGATTGCCGAATTCGAGGACCGCGAGACGCAGGACAATTTCCGCATCTATGCGCTGGGCCAGCAGCACAAGCACCCGCCGGAAATGAAGAAGTTCTCCGGCCTCTCTCATGTGCCGATGTTTACGCCCGCCGTGGGGCGGTATGCGCAGGGCATGATCGTGGAAGTGCCGTTGCCGCTCTGGGCGGTGCCCGGCAAGCCGAAGCGCAAGGACATTCATAAGGCGCTGACAGCGGCCTATGCGGGCGAGGCATTTGTGAAGGTTATTCCGCTTGCGGAAGCGGACGCGATCAAGTCGCTCGACGCGGAAGGCTGCAATGATACCAACCGGCTGGAGATTTATGTGTTCGGCACGGATGAGCAGGCGCGGCTCGTGGCGCGGTTGGACAATCTGGGCAAGGGCGCTTCAGGGGCGGCGGTGCAGAATCTGAATATTGCGCTGGGGCTGGATGAGGGCGCGGGGCTCAAGGTTTAA
- the rpsI gene encoding 30S ribosomal protein S9: protein MTDTSNSLQDLGTLTGAPSAQPVKSVEPKIDAQGRAYGTGRRKEAVARVWIKPGSGKIIINGRDQETYFARPVLRMVIAQPLIEAGRATEFDVIATVKGSGLMGQAGAVRHGISRALVAYEPGLRAVLKPFGFMTRDPRVVERKKYGKAKARRSFQFSKR, encoded by the coding sequence ATGACCGACACCTCGAACTCGCTGCAAGACCTTGGCACCCTGACAGGCGCGCCGTCTGCTCAACCGGTCAAATCCGTTGAGCCCAAGATCGACGCACAAGGCCGCGCTTATGGCACCGGCCGCCGCAAGGAAGCCGTCGCACGCGTCTGGATCAAGCCGGGTTCCGGCAAGATCATCATCAATGGCCGTGACCAGGAAACGTATTTCGCGCGTCCTGTTCTGCGCATGGTGATTGCACAGCCGCTGATCGAAGCTGGCCGCGCAACCGAGTTTGACGTGATCGCAACGGTCAAGGGTTCGGGCCTCATGGGTCAGGCCGGCGCAGTTCGCCACGGCATCTCCCGCGCGCTCGTCGCTTATGAGCCGGGCCTGCGCGCCGTTCTGAAGCCGTTCGGCTTCATGACCCGCGACCCGCGCGTTGTTGAGCGCAAGAAGTACGGCAAAGCGAAAGCACGCCGCAGCTTCCAGTTCTCCAAGCGCTAA
- the rplM gene encoding 50S ribosomal protein L13, which yields MKTYNAPVGVENNWVVIDATGVVVGRLASYVAKRLRGKHRPDFTPHVDTGDHIVVINAEKAVFTGNKLEDKVYYRHTGYPGGIKSTTAGKILSGRFPERAIEMAVKRMMPRESTLSRKQFGKLRVYAGTEHPHTAQAPEVVDFKAMNRKNSKTA from the coding sequence ATGAAAACGTATAACGCACCCGTCGGGGTAGAGAACAATTGGGTCGTGATCGACGCGACAGGCGTCGTTGTCGGACGCCTTGCTTCTTACGTCGCCAAACGTCTTCGCGGCAAGCACCGCCCTGACTTTACTCCGCATGTCGATACCGGCGATCACATCGTTGTTATCAATGCCGAGAAGGCCGTGTTCACTGGCAACAAGCTGGAAGACAAGGTCTATTACCGCCACACCGGTTATCCGGGCGGTATCAAGTCCACGACCGCTGGCAAGATCCTTTCCGGCCGCTTCCCTGAGCGCGCCATCGAAATGGCTGTGAAGCGCATGATGCCGCGCGAAAGCACGCTGTCTCGCAAGCAGTTCGGCAAGCTGCGCGTTTACGCCGGCACCGAGCATCCGCACACTGCACAAGCGCCCGAAGTCGTCGACTTCAAGGCGATGAACCGCAAAAACTCGAAAACGGCCTGA
- a CDS encoding COX15/CtaA family protein, with product MTPSAISPVAAGWIRRWLILMALMVYAIILVGGATRLTDSGLSITEWRPVSGALPPMSEAAWLVEFEKYRATTQYQLTNAGMALSEFQFIYWWEWGHRQIGRLIGLVAVAGFAFFAWRRWLGQGLGWKLVGLIALGGLQGAIGWWMVSSGIGETERVSVAPYRLMTHFTLALLILAVIAWLWLDLGRQQRAGAPRAAQRAAMALMGLIFVQMAAGALVAGLDAGRTYTDWPLMAGEVFPAHYIHAELGVRSFFEGREATQFNHRLLAYGLWAGSLAAAWAFRKTDVHREFAFLAVLVSAQAVWGILTLVNAAPMGLALVHQGLGVVTTLWAVYTVWRAGGPKTVAEINPPA from the coding sequence ATGACACCAAGCGCAATTTCCCCCGTTGCCGCAGGCTGGATACGCCGCTGGCTGATCCTTATGGCCCTGATGGTCTATGCCATCATTCTGGTCGGCGGCGCGACGCGCCTGACCGATTCCGGGCTTTCCATAACAGAGTGGCGCCCTGTCAGCGGCGCGCTGCCGCCGATGAGTGAAGCGGCGTGGCTGGTGGAGTTCGAGAAGTATCGCGCGACCACCCAGTATCAGCTGACCAATGCGGGCATGGCGCTCTCCGAGTTCCAGTTCATTTACTGGTGGGAGTGGGGCCACCGGCAGATCGGGCGGCTGATTGGCCTTGTGGCGGTGGCGGGTTTTGCGTTTTTCGCCTGGCGGCGCTGGCTGGGGCAGGGGCTCGGCTGGAAGCTGGTGGGGCTGATTGCGCTGGGCGGGCTTCAGGGCGCGATTGGCTGGTGGATGGTGTCGAGCGGCATTGGCGAGACTGAGCGGGTGTCGGTGGCGCCCTACCGGCTGATGACGCACTTTACGCTGGCGCTGCTTATTCTGGCGGTGATCGCGTGGCTTTGGCTGGACCTTGGACGGCAGCAGCGGGCCGGGGCGCCGAGGGCGGCGCAGCGGGCGGCGATGGCGCTGATGGGGCTGATCTTCGTGCAGATGGCGGCGGGCGCGCTGGTGGCGGGGCTGGACGCGGGGCGGACTTATACCGACTGGCCGCTGATGGCGGGGGAGGTGTTTCCCGCTCATTATATACATGCCGAGCTGGGCGTTCGCAGCTTCTTTGAGGGGCGCGAGGCGACGCAGTTCAATCACCGCCTGCTGGCCTATGGGCTTTGGGCGGGGAGCCTGGCGGCGGCGTGGGCGTTCCGGAAGACGGATGTGCACCGGGAGTTTGCGTTTCTGGCGGTGCTGGTTTCCGCGCAGGCGGTGTGGGGCATCCTCACGCTGGTCAATGCTGCCCCGATGGGGCTGGCGCTGGTGCATCAGGGGCTGGGCGTGGTGACCACGCTTTGGGCCGTCTACACAGTGTGGCGTGCAGGCGGCCCGAAGACGGTGGCGGAGATCAATCCTCCAGCGTGA
- a CDS encoding DUF2842 domain-containing protein, with protein MRNPRKPIAMLLMLAWLVIYVVAIGSLSGRIGALSGWLQMPLYILAGTLWILPLKPLFAWMNAVEPPEED; from the coding sequence ATGCGCAACCCGCGAAAGCCCATCGCCATGCTGCTGATGCTCGCCTGGCTGGTCATCTATGTCGTTGCCATCGGCTCGCTCAGCGGCCGCATCGGCGCCCTCTCCGGCTGGCTCCAGATGCCCCTCTATATCCTCGCAGGCACCCTCTGGATTCTCCCCCTGAAACCCCTCTTCGCCTGGATGAACGCGGTCGAGCCGCCCGAGGAAGACTGA
- a CDS encoding YciI family protein encodes MFFVQLRFAANKAAAPQFMEAHNAWISEGFADGVFLMTGSLAPGIGGAVLAHNTTREALEARVAADPFVGEGIVSAEISEIKPGRVDDRLAFLTA; translated from the coding sequence ATGTTCTTTGTTCAGCTCAGATTTGCGGCCAACAAGGCGGCGGCGCCGCAATTCATGGAGGCCCACAATGCCTGGATCAGTGAGGGGTTCGCCGATGGCGTTTTCCTCATGACGGGCAGTCTTGCGCCGGGCATCGGCGGGGCGGTTCTGGCACACAATACGACGCGCGAGGCTCTTGAGGCGCGGGTGGCGGCAGACCCGTTCGTGGGCGAAGGCATTGTCAGCGCCGAGATCAGCGAAATCAAACCGGGCCGGGTAGACGACCGGCTGGCCTTTCTCACGGCGTAG
- a CDS encoding TetR/AcrR family transcriptional regulator has translation MGARDTRDMIVAAADDLFYRQGFDHTSFADIAGTVSLSRGNFYYHFRTKDEILDAVIGLRLEATRAMLTDWALESASPVVRIKCFIRILIVNQTKIMAYGCPVGTLCQELAKLEHAAKGRAAEVFALFREWLAEAFRTLGAGDEAEALALHVLVWSQGTATLANAFRDEAFVRREVDGMCTWVEAQAARLSGTAR, from the coding sequence TTGGGCGCGCGAGATACTCGGGACATGATTGTCGCTGCGGCCGATGATCTGTTCTACCGGCAGGGGTTTGACCACACATCGTTTGCTGACATTGCCGGAACGGTGAGTTTGTCGCGCGGGAACTTTTACTATCACTTCCGGACCAAGGACGAGATCCTCGATGCGGTCATCGGCCTGCGTCTGGAGGCAACGCGGGCGATGTTGACCGATTGGGCGCTCGAAAGCGCCAGCCCGGTGGTGCGGATCAAATGCTTCATCCGTATTCTGATCGTAAATCAAACGAAGATCATGGCCTATGGCTGTCCGGTGGGGACGCTGTGTCAGGAACTGGCGAAGCTGGAGCATGCCGCCAAGGGGCGCGCCGCGGAGGTCTTCGCGCTGTTCCGGGAATGGTTGGCGGAGGCATTCCGCACGCTGGGCGCAGGGGATGAGGCGGAGGCGCTGGCGCTGCATGTGCTTGTCTGGTCGCAGGGCACGGCGACGCTTGCCAATGCCTTCCGTGATGAGGCTTTCGTGCGGCGCGAAGTGGATGGGATGTGCACCTGGGTGGAGGCGCAGGCGGCGCGTCTTTCCGGGACGGCGCGGTGA